DNA sequence from the Caminibacter pacificus genome:
CTTTTCTTATATCTTGAAGAGGAATTCTCCCGGCAGCACTCAACATCCTAAGCATCAACTGCTCTGCGGGCATCTCAAGAGAGAAAATAGCAACTCCTTTATTTTGTTTTAAAACGTTAAGTCCGATATTTAAAGCAAGAGCCGTCTTACCCATAGAAGGACGAGCCGCTAAAATTATCAAATCCCCTTCACCAAAACCGCTTGTCATTCTGTTTAGTTCGCTAAATCCGGTATCAAGTCCAGTTACGATTTTATTTTTCTTTGCGGCTTGTTTTTTTATAAATTCAAGCGTATCGTTCATAATTTTCCTGGAGTTTTTAAAATCCCCCGAAAGATTAGACGTAGCGATACTAAAAAGTTTACTTTGAATGGCTTCGACTTCTTCAATAGCTCTTTTATCCTCTTCCAAAACCATTTTTTTAATTTCGTTTGAGAGATGAATAAGCTCTCTTTTTGTAGCCATATCCTTAAGCTCTCTGGCGTACGCTTCAACCGCCTCAATAGGAGCCGTTCCCAAAATCTCAAAAAACAACTCTTCGTCAAATTTGTTTTTTTTACTAAGTTCGTCTTTTAAGAAAACTTCGTCAATCGGGAGGTCTTTTTTATAAAGCTCCTCCATAGTTTCAAATACAGCCTGATGAAAAGGAAGATAGAAATCCTTAGGCGTCAAAATAGCCGCCACGTCTTCATAAACCTTTCCGTCAAACAAAATCGCACTTAAAATTCCTCTTTCGATGTCAAGATTATATAAATTCAACCGATATCTCCTTATAGAAAGTTTAAAAAGGACTCAAATGATTATTAAAATTTCATATCCGTACAAAGACAAAATCCACTCCATCGACCTAAAAGAGATATATATCCAAACCGATAGCGACGAGTTGATTAAAGAATTAAAATCGACAATTAACCCGATTGAAATCGGTATTAT
Encoded proteins:
- a CDS encoding replicative DNA helicase; the protein is MNLYNLDIERGILSAILFDGKVYEDVAAILTPKDFYLPFHQAVFETMEELYKKDLPIDEVFLKDELSKKNKFDEELFFEILGTAPIEAVEAYARELKDMATKRELIHLSNEIKKMVLEEDKRAIEEVEAIQSKLFSIATSNLSGDFKNSRKIMNDTLEFIKKQAAKKNKIVTGLDTGFSELNRMTSGFGEGDLIILAARPSMGKTALALNIGLNVLKQNKGVAIFSLEMPAEQLMLRMLSAAGRIPLQDIRKGNLSSEDWSKLSVIADDLAEKPLFVDDEGNINIHTIRAKLRKLKAQNPELSLAIIDYLQLIASDQRERHLAIAEISRSLKLLARELEIPIIALSQLNRALESRPNKRPMLSDLRESGAIEQDADIIMFIYRDDVYKAMEARQKQKEAMEKGKAVEVDFQEKEVEDAEIIIGKQRNGPTGTVEMLFHKKYTLFTDKVSEVNEIEMNEADINVDMPQI